The window GACTTAGTATATGGCGGAACAAACAAAACTGATAACTCAGGAATTTTAAAATATGTAGTTATCAAAGACAGTGGTTTCAAATATAATGCATTGAAAGAATTCAACGGTTTATCTTTGTTCGGAGTTGGTAGCGGAACGGTAGTTTCTTACATCTCTGTTGTAGATGGTGCTGATGACGGTATCGAATTCTTTGGTGGAAATGTAAACGCAGATCACTTACTAGTTTTAGGTGTTGGTGATGACAGTATCGACTGGACTGAAGGATGGCAAGGAACTGCAGAATATATTTATGCTGCAAGAAAAAAACAATATCAAGTTGCTGCGGAGCCAGGAAACAGAGGAATCGAAGCTGATACTCAGGATACTGACGAGAATACAGTTTTCGGAAACGGAGTTTCAAACCCCACCATCAACAACGCAACTTTCATTGGTAACGCTGCTGGATCTGAATCTCAAGGGATGAAAATCAGAGCTGGATCTAATGGTAAATTCGATAACATCGTTATTGCTAATTTCTCTACAGGTTTAGATTTCGAAACACCAAGAACTTACAACTGGTTCACAAGTGCTTCTTATATTAAAAACGTAAGATTTGTAGGCGTTGCAACACCTTGGAAATCTAAAGCAGTTGCTCCTGCAACTACAGGTCCAGATATGTCTGGAACATTTACAACAAGTACTACTTCTGTTGGTGCGGGTAATGTAACTGCTTTGCCAGATTGGGCAAAAGGTTGGAGCGGTGTAAATTCATTCGACACTACAGATGCAATGAACTAAACAATAAGTAACTAGTTTCTTCATATCAAATTGAAAACCACGCTCGGAATTTATTTTCCGGGCGTGGTTATTTTTTGCCATAAACTTAAATTTTATTTTGAATATTTAAACTAAAATCAATTCATCACATTTTGAATTGGGATAATAAACAGAAAAATGGTAATTTGGTCTTCTCATTCAAAATAGATTAATAAAAATCTCGTTGAAGAAGAGTAACCTGAGAATTATGAAGAAAAATCATTTAAAAATAATCATCGCAGCTTTTATGATCGGCTCGTCATTTATTATTCATTCGTGCAGTAAAGATGAAGATATAAATTCTGAAATTGCAGTGGTAGGAATCGCTCAGGATCCCAACAATTTTAAAGGCAACGTTACCAACGGACAAGTGGTAACCCTTGACCCAATGAAATCTTATAAACTCACAGGTATTGTGACCGTAAAAAATGGCGGAACTCTTGTTATTCCCGCCGGAATAAGAATTACGGCTACAGCAGGAGCTTCATCTTACATTCTTGTCGAGCAAGGTGGAAAAATTTACGCAAACGGAACAGCAGGTTCACCGGTTTTATTTACATCAACAATAGCAGAAGCCGGAAATTGGGGAGGAATCGTAATTTGTGGTAAAGCTCCTATCAATACAGGAAGTACAGGTTTATCAGAAATAGGAAATTTAACTTACGGAGGAACTGAAACTACAGACAATTCAGGATCTTTAAACTTTGTAAGAATAGAATATGCAGGTGCCGAATTCTCTGCCGGTAAAAAATTCAATGGTCTTTCGCTCTTCGGAATTGGTAATGAGACCAGAATAGAAAGTGTAGCACTTTTAAATAATGCAGACGACGGTATTGAAATTTATGGCGGAACGGTAAACGTTTCATATATCGTTTCGGTCGGTAATACGAATAATGCCTTCAGTTATAAAGATGGATGGGTCGCTAGCGCAACCAATATTTTCACCAAGAGAAAAGCAGATGGCACAGGAAATACAGGGATTACAGGGATTAATAATGCTGGAAACGATAATGCCTCACCAAGATCAAATCCGACGATTAAAAATGTTACTTTCATTGGCGGAACTTCAGGAGAATCAAACGGAATGAAATTAAAACAAGGAACTTTTGCAACTTTAGATAATGTTGTCGTTTCTGATTGGTCAACCGGAATTAATATTGAAAGCGATTCTACAGTAGCTCGTTTCAACGGTAAAAAAAGAATAACCACTGTTTTGTTTAAAGACACAACAACCGAGGTCTCATTGAAATCTTCTGCAGGCGCCACCGTTCCTATTGTAGACACCACTTATACCAAAAAACCTGATGCAACCGGAGCTGGAAATGGTATTTTAACGCCATCTTGGGCAGTTGGTTGGTCCGGATTACAATAATTAAATTTAAAATCAATATTAAAATTCCTTAGAAATATTTCTGAGGAATTTTTGTTTAAATAATCAATTTATATCATTTTTCATTTAGAATTTTCCTTATATCAATTTGTCTCATAATTTGGGCAGCTCCGGAGGAGCAATACCTTTGTAGGATAGTAATAATCACAATCAGAGCTCCGTAGGAGTTCAACCTTTTCCAATGGTCATTCTTTGAATTGAGAAGGAGTCATTCCCGTTTGAGATTTGAAGAATTTTGAAAAACTTGCCTGATCATAAAATCCCAAATCAAAAACAATGTCTTTCACCGTTTTTTCTGAAACTTTAAGAAGACGTTTAGCTTCAAGCAAAATTCGGTCTTGAATAAGAGATGAAGCTGAAGAATTGATACTTTTTTTACAGATAATATTTAAATAATTAGGCGAAATAGTAAGCTTTTCAGCATAAAAAGAAACCGAACGCTCTTCCTTAAAATGCACATCAATAAGATTTAGAAATTTAGAAAAAATAGGATTTGCATGATATCGTTCATCATTTTTAAAAATAAATTCAACAGCTTCACTAATGAGTAATCCAATCATTTCGCTCCGTTTCTGAATCATTTCCCAAAAAACTTTTTCGTTATTCAGCAGTATTTGAATCGTTTTAAATTCATAAACCAGAAAATTTAAACTGTCATCTGAAAGATTAATTACTGGATGGTTTTGGTAAAATAATTGGGAAAACCGTAAAGCCGGAATTAAGCTTTCAAACCAATCTCTGCTGATCATCAATTGATATCCTACCGTTCCTGCTTCAATATCCCATTGATGTACCTGATCCGGAAAAACCAAATGAATTTGATGATCTTTCACATCATAATCTACAAAATCGATGGTGTGATTCCCTTTTGCTTTTTCAAAAATATTAATGATAAAAAAATCATGTTTGTGCGGATGATCGATAGAACGTTCACCATACAATTCATTAAACAAAAGATGGGTTTCCAAAGAATGATTATCCTTGAAATCCTGAATACCTAAAACCGGAAAATAATCTGAACGACGGCTCATTCCGAATGATTTTTGCTTAAAATTAGTAAAATTTACGCAGGAAACCATTTTCAGAATATAAGTTTGGACAGTTTTAAGATTCTAAAATTTTTACAATCTCTTTATAACCTAAAGATTTTGCGTGCTCCAAAGCAGTAATTCCGTCGTTATCGGCGATATCTTTTACACCTTTATCTTTAAGGATTTGAACAATTTGCTGATATTTTAAACTTCCGTCACCTAAAATCACCGCTTCCATTAAAGCGGTCCATCCCAATCTGTTTACATGATTAATTGGGAAGCCTTCTGTATTCGCCAAAACTTTTACCGTTTCTACGTGCCCTCTTTCGCAGGCAGGAATTAAAGCAGTTCCGTTGTATCTGTTGAAAACATCAAAACGAGCTCCGTTTTTCATAAATAATTTCACCAATTCCGTCTGCCCGTTTGCACCAGCGAACAAAAACGGACTGTCCAACTGTTGATCCTGCAGATTAACATCTGCTTTATATTCGACAAGAATTTTTGCAATTGTTATCTTTTTTCCAACAACTGCAAGAAGTAACAAAGATCTTCCTCTCGAATCTTTCGTATTCACATCGGCTCCGTTTTCCAAAGCCGTTCTTAATCCTTCTGCATTATTGCTCTTTACAAGCTCAATCACATTTTCACCATTAATCATAATTTCTTTTACAGGTTGAGAAAAGCTTTTTTCGCAAGCATTTATACTGATAAAACACAACAGAAAAAACAAAACTTTCATCGCCTGATTTTTATTTAATTAAAATACCACGTTCCCTCTATAAATAAGAGATTCTACGTTTGAAATTCTTGATACCGCTTCTGCAGAACAGCTTGCATTGAGCAAAACAAAATCGGCATCATCACCTGTTTTCGGCCATCGCTGAACGCCTTTATCATCCAAAGGAGTTAGATTTGCCGTTGCTAATTTTAAACTTCTCGACAATAAAAACTCTGTCGACTGACCGTAAAGCTGCGCATAAAGATTGGCTTTCTCCAAAACACTGCCTGTTCCGTACGTATTCCAATGATCGATAATACTGTCGTTTCCGGTATAAACGGTTACATTATGTTTTTGTAAAGTTGGAAGCGGCATAATCAAATTTCCAATAGGAATCGTTGAAGCAATTCCCACTTGAGCGTTGCCTAATTTTTCGGCAATCTCTTCCTGTTTTATTTTATCTAATTTACCTAAAATAAAACAATGACTAAAAAAAGTTTTTCCTTTCAAAGAAGGATTTTCATTCACTTTATCGATAAGGTATTCAACAGTTTTTAAACCTGACTCTCCCGTTTCATGAAGATGAATGTCAATTCCTTTTTGATGATCTAAAGCGAGTTGTACCGTAAAATCAATTGTCTTTTCAATGGCACCGTCAATCGTGTAGGGATCTACTCCACCGATGAAATCGATATCCATCTGAGCCGCTTCTTTCAGATAAGGAACAGAATTTTTGTAAAAAACTCCGTGCTGTGGAAAGGCAACAATTTCCGCTCCAAAGCTTTTCTTTTTATTATCTAAAGCTTTCTGTAAATTTTTCAAAGAATCGAGCTTGGAAGTTGGCTCTACATTTACATGACTTCTTGCAAAAGCAGTTCCTTTAGACTGAATCAATTCAATCATTTTTTCTGCTTTGTAAGTAGAATTTTTCAGAATTTCCGGCATGATCTGTTCTTCCAAAGCAATCATTCCTTTTACTCCGCCTTTTCTTTTTCTTACAGCCTGCCATTTGTCGCCATAAAAAGTTTTATCTAGGTGAATGTGCATGTCTTTAAAAGCCGGAAGCATCAAAAATCCTTTTGCATCCACTGCTTTTGCTTTAGGATTGTTCGGAGCTATTTTTGTGATTTTCCCATTTTCTGTTTCTACTAAAAACAAATCTGTCTTTGTAGAAACAACTTCGCCTTCTTCATATTCAAAACCCGTTTCAAGACGAACATTTTTAAGAATTAATTTACCATTTACTCCTAAAGCTTTATCTTCAGAAAGCGTATTTGCACTCATCACGGTAGGCGTTAAAGTAAGTCCAGCCATTGCTAAAGCAGAACTTTTCAAAAAATCTTTTCGCGAAATATTATTAGACCTTTTCATATTCAATTTCTATAATACAAAATTAGTAAGAACTAAGGTCTTAGAATTGTATCATTTATCACATTGCTTGTATGATTTTTTGATTTTAGAGAAACAAAAAAGGATGAAGTTTTAAACCTCACCCTTTATAATTTATGTCTTATAATTTTAAGAATACTGAAATTTTCTTACAGCTTCTAAAGTCATATCGATTTCTTTGTCTTTGATTGCATCACTGATGAAATACGTTTCATAACCACTTGGTGGAAGATAAATTCCGTTAGTTAACATCTGATGAAAGAAATTATTGAATAATGCATGATTTGCATTCTGTGCCTCATCAAAATTAGAAACTGCATTAATGTGGAAGAAAACCGACATCATCGAACCTTTTCTGTTGATTCTGTGTTCGATTCCTTTTTCACTTAAAATTTTTCCGATTTCAAAGTCTAAAGTTTCTGTAGTTTTCGCCAATCTGTTGAAAAATTCAGGGTCATTTTTAATGATTTGCAACGTTTTTAAACCGGCTCTCATTGCCAAAGGATTTCCACTTAATGTTCCTGCCTGATAAACGCCGCCTTTTGGAGCTAAATGATCCATAATTTCGTTTCTTCCAGCAAAAGCTCCTACCGGAAGTCCACCTCCGATAACTTTTCCATAAGTTACCAAATCTGCTTTTACATTATATAATTCCTGAGCTCCACCAAATGCCAATCTGAAACCTGTCATTACTTCATCGAAGATTAACAAAGCTCCGTTTTCATCACAGATTTTTCTTAATTTTTGTAAGAAATCATTTTCAGGAAGTACACAACCCATGTTTCCAGCAACCGGCTCAATAATTACCGCTGCAATTTCACCCTGATTATGTCTGAACAAATCTTCTACTTGCTCAAAATCGTTATATCTTGCTAATAAAGTATCTTTTGCTGTTCCAGCAGTTACGCCCGGAGAATTTGGATTTCCAAAAGTAGCAGCGCCGCTTCCTGCTTTTATCAAAAATGAATCTGAATGACCATGATAACAGCCTTCAAATTTTATAAATTTATCTCTTCCTGTAAAACCTCTTGCCAATCTGATTGCGCTCATACAAGCTTCTGTACCTGAAGAAACCATTCTAATCTGGTCAATATTCGGAACATTTTCAGTGATGAATTTTGCGATTTCAGTTTCCAATTCTGTTGGTGCGCCAAAAGAGAAACCTTTTTCAGCCTGAATTTTTAATTCTTCTAAAACTTCTGGATGGGTGTGACCTAAAATAGCAGGTCCCCAAGAATTAATATAATCTACATATGTATTATCATCGGCATCTGTAAGGTAAGCTCCTTTCGCAGATTTCATAAAAACGGGAACTCCGCCCACCGATTTAAACGCACGAACCGGAGAATTTACACCTCCCGGAATATATTTGTAAGCCTCTTCAAATAAAGCTGAACTTCTTTGGTATTTCATTATTGTTAGTTGATAGTTATTAGTTTTTAGTTGATTGCAATTAGTTATCAGTATTAAAAATTAAAAACCAACAACCATCAACTAAAACCTAACAACTGATTTTAGTTTCTAGGTTTTTTGTCAATCAAATAAATGAGTTGTCCGGCTGATGGTTTTTGTCCTTCATCCATTCTGTTTTTAGCGTATAATTTATAAAGTTTGACACCAAATTTCTGTGCGATATCGTACATATCTTCGCCAGACTCTGCTTTGTACATTGCGGTATTTCCTTCAGAGTTTTTAGATTCCAAGAAAACCACTTCATTTTTTGCGAGTGCAGTTCCTTCAAGTTCATTCCACTTGGTTAGTTTGCTTTCGCTAATTTTAAATTTCTTAGCAATATACTGTATATCAGTATCCTCAGGAATAACAATATATTTTAAACCTCCGTTCGGATGACTTTTAATTAAAATTGAATTTAAAATCTCTGTTTTCGTTTTTACTCTTTCTTTTTTTTCAGGAGCTAAAGCATAAACTTTAGGCTGAGACTGGGTTTTAGGAGCCGGAGCAATGATTTTCTTCTTTTCTTTAGTGGGTTCCAATTGTGCCATAAACTGTCTGTCTTCCTGTAATCCTGGATATTTTTTTAACACAGCATAAAGAACTTCTTTAGAACCTACCTCATCAAACTCATACAGCTTATATTTTTCAATTTTACCAATAAGAATTGATGCATAACGAGGATTGGTAGCGTAACCCGCTTTCTTTAAACCATGCGCCCACGCTTTATAATCCTTCATATCAAGGTCAAAAAGCTTGGTGTAATATTTTCTGGTTGCCAAAAATATAGAATGGTCTTCGTAAGATTGTTTAGGATCATCGTACACACGGAAACATTCATTCGGAGCATCATCGGTGTGCTTCATTGTTTTTCCCGTCCATTCTTCTTTGCACTTTATACCGAAATGGTTTTTTCCTTCCTGTGCCAAGCGGCTTTGTCCGCCACCGGTTTCCAAAAGTCCTTGCGCAAGCGTAATTGAAGCCGGAATTTTGTATTTTTCCATTTCTTCTACTGCATATTGAGCAAATTTCTGAATGTATTGATCTTCTGTAGCCCAGGTCTGAGCTGAGAATTTTGATAAAACTAAAAGGCTAATTAGTAAGAAAAGTCTTTTCATGTTTCTTTGATTTTTAAAGCCAGACAAGTAATTTACTTGTGTTTTAAAATGGTCGTATGAATTCATCATACTTTTTCGGCTTTATATTATTAAATTTCTATTTTGTTTTTCTAAAAGCAAATTGGCTCCTTCTATTCCCTGCAAACCTCCGGTATGAAAACACAAAATTTTGCTTCCTTCAGGAAAATGATTTGCATCAATCATTTCAAAAACTTTCTGCATCATCTTTCCTGTATAAATTGGTTCTAAAGGAATATCAAATTTCGCTTTAAAATCATTGATAAAACGGATATTTTCGTCATTTATTTTACCATAACCACCAAAAGCGGCATCGGTTAGATAAAAATTTCTCTTAGAGGTTAATTCTGAAATTTTACTTTCTAAAGAAGAATCTTCCACTACTTTAAAACCTATAACCTTCTGATTATCTTCACAAAATTCTGAAATCCCCGCCATCGTACCTCCGGTTCCAACTGCGGTGCAAAGATAATCAAAATCTTTTGTATCGTCATTGAGCATCATTTTTACGCCCTGAACAGCCATTTTATTGGTTCCGCCTTCAGGAATTATTAATGCTTCAGGAAATTCATTTTGTAAAAATTCGGTCAGTTTTTCTTTATGGCGATATTCTTCACGGGAGACAAATTTTAAATTCATTCCGTTTCTTTTGGCATACAAAAGTGTAGGATTGTCCCGCCATTTTTGTTCTAATTCTTCGCCTCTTATAATACCTAATGTCTTGACTTTAGAAAGACTTCCTGCTGTAGAAACAGCAGAAATATGATTGGAATAGGCTCCGCCAAAGGTTATAATAAGAGGATTTTCAGGCTGATTTTCAAGATAATTATTGATATTATAAAAAAGTTTCCAGTATTTATTTCCTGAGATTGCCGGATGTATTAAATCTTCTCTTTTGATAAAGAGTTTTACCTTTTTTTGAATCGGAATTTCTACAATCGAGATTTTTTCGGGTGGAATTTTTAACATTTCAGTCTAAATCGATGTCGCAAAAATAAGGTTTTAAATTAATTTAATACTATTTTAATTTTTACTTCATAAATTTTCTGAAGCCCCAGAATTTTCTTTTTCTGAGATAATTTAAATCGTGTTCCATCGCATAAGCTTCCCTTTCAAAAGATATTGATTTATACGCCTGATAAGCATTTTTAAGTCTGAAAAAATGATAGTAATATTCAGCAATGTATAAAATGTAAAAAAAAACAATCAATAACTCTAATTGCTGTCTGATATGAATTTTTTCATGATTAATCAGAACTCTATTCTTCTTATCTTCAGGATTTTTAATGAAAATAAAAGGATAGAGCGTAATGCCGTTTATTTTTGTATTTTTGAGGAGCCTTTGGCACACAATTATCATGATAACAAATATAAAAGTTTTGATTTAACTTATGGCTCTTTTTGAAATCAAAGAAGGTGAAGACTTTTACTACAACGAACAGGGTTACAAAGTTTTCACCGAAAAATTCCATCTTAAACGTGGACATTGCTGTAAAAGCGGTTGCAGACACTGCCCTTACGGATACGATAAAAAAACAGACACATTTATAAAAACCAATAAAAAAAATAAAT is drawn from Chryseobacterium muglaense and contains these coding sequences:
- a CDS encoding helix-turn-helix domain-containing protein, with protein sequence MVSCVNFTNFKQKSFGMSRRSDYFPVLGIQDFKDNHSLETHLLFNELYGERSIDHPHKHDFFIINIFEKAKGNHTIDFVDYDVKDHQIHLVFPDQVHQWDIEAGTVGYQLMISRDWFESLIPALRFSQLFYQNHPVINLSDDSLNFLVYEFKTIQILLNNEKVFWEMIQKRSEMIGLLISEAVEFIFKNDERYHANPIFSKFLNLIDVHFKEERSVSFYAEKLTISPNYLNIICKKSINSSASSLIQDRILLEAKRLLKVSEKTVKDIVFDLGFYDQASFSKFFKSQTGMTPSQFKE
- a CDS encoding ankyrin repeat domain-containing protein gives rise to the protein MKVLFFLLCFISINACEKSFSQPVKEIMINGENVIELVKSNNAEGLRTALENGADVNTKDSRGRSLLLLAVVGKKITIAKILVEYKADVNLQDQQLDSPFLFAGANGQTELVKLFMKNGARFDVFNRYNGTALIPACERGHVETVKVLANTEGFPINHVNRLGWTALMEAVILGDGSLKYQQIVQILKDKGVKDIADNDGITALEHAKSLGYKEIVKILES
- a CDS encoding amidohydrolase, with protein sequence MKRSNNISRKDFLKSSALAMAGLTLTPTVMSANTLSEDKALGVNGKLILKNVRLETGFEYEEGEVVSTKTDLFLVETENGKITKIAPNNPKAKAVDAKGFLMLPAFKDMHIHLDKTFYGDKWQAVRKRKGGVKGMIALEEQIMPEILKNSTYKAEKMIELIQSKGTAFARSHVNVEPTSKLDSLKNLQKALDNKKKSFGAEIVAFPQHGVFYKNSVPYLKEAAQMDIDFIGGVDPYTIDGAIEKTIDFTVQLALDHQKGIDIHLHETGESGLKTVEYLIDKVNENPSLKGKTFFSHCFILGKLDKIKQEEIAEKLGNAQVGIASTIPIGNLIMPLPTLQKHNVTVYTGNDSIIDHWNTYGTGSVLEKANLYAQLYGQSTEFLLSRSLKLATANLTPLDDKGVQRWPKTGDDADFVLLNASCSAEAVSRISNVESLIYRGNVVF
- the hemL gene encoding glutamate-1-semialdehyde 2,1-aminomutase; this encodes MKYQRSSALFEEAYKYIPGGVNSPVRAFKSVGGVPVFMKSAKGAYLTDADDNTYVDYINSWGPAILGHTHPEVLEELKIQAEKGFSFGAPTELETEIAKFITENVPNIDQIRMVSSGTEACMSAIRLARGFTGRDKFIKFEGCYHGHSDSFLIKAGSGAATFGNPNSPGVTAGTAKDTLLARYNDFEQVEDLFRHNQGEIAAVIIEPVAGNMGCVLPENDFLQKLRKICDENGALLIFDEVMTGFRLAFGGAQELYNVKADLVTYGKVIGGGLPVGAFAGRNEIMDHLAPKGGVYQAGTLSGNPLAMRAGLKTLQIIKNDPEFFNRLAKTTETLDFEIGKILSEKGIEHRINRKGSMMSVFFHINAVSNFDEAQNANHALFNNFFHQMLTNGIYLPPSGYETYFISDAIKDKEIDMTLEAVRKFQYS
- a CDS encoding glucosaminidase domain-containing protein, with amino-acid sequence MKRLFLLISLLVLSKFSAQTWATEDQYIQKFAQYAVEEMEKYKIPASITLAQGLLETGGGQSRLAQEGKNHFGIKCKEEWTGKTMKHTDDAPNECFRVYDDPKQSYEDHSIFLATRKYYTKLFDLDMKDYKAWAHGLKKAGYATNPRYASILIGKIEKYKLYEFDEVGSKEVLYAVLKKYPGLQEDRQFMAQLEPTKEKKKIIAPAPKTQSQPKVYALAPEKKERVKTKTEILNSILIKSHPNGGLKYIVIPEDTDIQYIAKKFKISESKLTKWNELEGTALAKNEVVFLESKNSEGNTAMYKAESGEDMYDIAQKFGVKLYKLYAKNRMDEGQKPSAGQLIYLIDKKPRN
- a CDS encoding 1-aminocyclopropane-1-carboxylate deaminase/D-cysteine desulfhydrase; protein product: MLKIPPEKISIVEIPIQKKVKLFIKREDLIHPAISGNKYWKLFYNINNYLENQPENPLIITFGGAYSNHISAVSTAGSLSKVKTLGIIRGEELEQKWRDNPTLLYAKRNGMNLKFVSREEYRHKEKLTEFLQNEFPEALIIPEGGTNKMAVQGVKMMLNDDTKDFDYLCTAVGTGGTMAGISEFCEDNQKVIGFKVVEDSSLESKISELTSKRNFYLTDAAFGGYGKINDENIRFINDFKAKFDIPLEPIYTGKMMQKVFEMIDANHFPEGSKILCFHTGGLQGIEGANLLLEKQNRNLII
- a CDS encoding DUF5522 domain-containing protein; this translates as MALFEIKEGEDFYYNEQGYKVFTEKFHLKRGHCCKSGCRHCPYGYDKKTDTFIKTNKKNK